Proteins from a genomic interval of Peromyscus leucopus breed LL Stock chromosome 12, UCI_PerLeu_2.1, whole genome shotgun sequence:
- the Bdh1 gene encoding D-beta-hydroxybutyrate dehydrogenase, mitochondrial isoform X1 gives MMLAARLSRPLSQLPGRTLSVCDRENGTRHTLWFYPAPFTTTTRRTYASEANSQASGKAVLITGCDSGFGFSLAKHLHSKGFLVFAGCLMKDKGDAGVKELDSLNSDRLRTIQLNVCISEEVEKAVETVRSGLKDPEKGMWGLVNNAGISTFGEVEFTSMETYKEVAEVNLWGTVRTTKSFLPLLRRAKGRVVNISSMLGRMANPARSPYCITKFGVEAFSDCLRYEMHPLGVKVSVVEPGNFIAATSLYSPERIQAIAKKMWDELPEVVRQDYGRKYFDEKIAKMETYCNSGSTDTSSVIDAVTHALTAATPYTRYHPMDYYWWLRMQIMTHFPGAISDAIYIH, from the exons ATGATGCTGGCAGCccgtctctccagacccttgTCGCAGCTCCCAGGAAGAACTCTAAGTGTCTGTGATCGAGAGAATGGGACGAG acacACGCTCTGGTTTTACCCAGCCCCCTTCACCACAACCACCCGCCGGACTTATGCCAGTGAGGCAAATTCG CAGGCTAGCGGCAAAGCTGTCCTCATCACGGGCTGTGACTCGGGATTCGGGTTCTCTTTGGCCAAACATCTGCACTCAAAAGGTTTCCTTGTATTTGCTGGCTGCTTAATGAAG GACAAAGGTGATGCTGGGGTTAAGGAGCTGGACAGCTTGAACAGTGACCGACTGAGAACCATCCAGCTCAATGTCTGCATCAGTGAGGAGGTAGAGAAAGCAGTGGAGACCGTCCGCTCCGGCCTGAAGGATCCTGAGAAGG GAATGTGGGGCCTGGTGAACAATGCGGGCATCTCAACATTTGGGGAGGTGGAGttcaccagcatggagacatacaAGGAGGTGGCCGAAGTGAACCTCTGGGGCACCGTGCGCACAACAAAATCCTTCCTCCCGCTTCTCCGAAGAGCCAAAG GCCGTGTTGTTAACATCAGCAGCATGCTGGGCCGCATGGCCAATCCAGCCCGCTCCCCATACTGCATCACCAAGTTTGGGGTAGAGGCTTTCTCTGACTGCCTACGCTATGAGATGCACCCTCTGGGCGTGAAGGTCAGTGTGGTGGAGCCTGGCAATTTCATCGCCGCCACCAGCCTCTACAGCCCCGAGCGCATCCAGGCCATTGCCAAGAAGATGTGGGACGAGCTTCCTGAGGTCGTCCGCCAAGACTATGGCAGGAAGTACTTCGACGAGAAGATCGCCAAGATGGAGACCTACTGCAACAGCGGTTCCACAGACACGTCCTCTGTCATCGATGCCGTCACACATGCCCTGACAGCCGCCACCCCCTACACCCGCTACCATCCCATGGACTACTACTGGTGGCTGCGGATGCAGATCATGACCCACTTTCCAGGAGCCATCTCGGACGCCATCTACATACACTGA
- the Bdh1 gene encoding D-beta-hydroxybutyrate dehydrogenase, mitochondrial isoform X2, producing MMLAARLSRPLSQLPGRTLSVCDRENGTRHTLWFYPAPFTTTTRRTYASEANSASGKAVLITGCDSGFGFSLAKHLHSKGFLVFAGCLMKDKGDAGVKELDSLNSDRLRTIQLNVCISEEVEKAVETVRSGLKDPEKGMWGLVNNAGISTFGEVEFTSMETYKEVAEVNLWGTVRTTKSFLPLLRRAKGRVVNISSMLGRMANPARSPYCITKFGVEAFSDCLRYEMHPLGVKVSVVEPGNFIAATSLYSPERIQAIAKKMWDELPEVVRQDYGRKYFDEKIAKMETYCNSGSTDTSSVIDAVTHALTAATPYTRYHPMDYYWWLRMQIMTHFPGAISDAIYIH from the exons ATGATGCTGGCAGCccgtctctccagacccttgTCGCAGCTCCCAGGAAGAACTCTAAGTGTCTGTGATCGAGAGAATGGGACGAG acacACGCTCTGGTTTTACCCAGCCCCCTTCACCACAACCACCCGCCGGACTTATGCCAGTGAGGCAAATTCG GCTAGCGGCAAAGCTGTCCTCATCACGGGCTGTGACTCGGGATTCGGGTTCTCTTTGGCCAAACATCTGCACTCAAAAGGTTTCCTTGTATTTGCTGGCTGCTTAATGAAG GACAAAGGTGATGCTGGGGTTAAGGAGCTGGACAGCTTGAACAGTGACCGACTGAGAACCATCCAGCTCAATGTCTGCATCAGTGAGGAGGTAGAGAAAGCAGTGGAGACCGTCCGCTCCGGCCTGAAGGATCCTGAGAAGG GAATGTGGGGCCTGGTGAACAATGCGGGCATCTCAACATTTGGGGAGGTGGAGttcaccagcatggagacatacaAGGAGGTGGCCGAAGTGAACCTCTGGGGCACCGTGCGCACAACAAAATCCTTCCTCCCGCTTCTCCGAAGAGCCAAAG GCCGTGTTGTTAACATCAGCAGCATGCTGGGCCGCATGGCCAATCCAGCCCGCTCCCCATACTGCATCACCAAGTTTGGGGTAGAGGCTTTCTCTGACTGCCTACGCTATGAGATGCACCCTCTGGGCGTGAAGGTCAGTGTGGTGGAGCCTGGCAATTTCATCGCCGCCACCAGCCTCTACAGCCCCGAGCGCATCCAGGCCATTGCCAAGAAGATGTGGGACGAGCTTCCTGAGGTCGTCCGCCAAGACTATGGCAGGAAGTACTTCGACGAGAAGATCGCCAAGATGGAGACCTACTGCAACAGCGGTTCCACAGACACGTCCTCTGTCATCGATGCCGTCACACATGCCCTGACAGCCGCCACCCCCTACACCCGCTACCATCCCATGGACTACTACTGGTGGCTGCGGATGCAGATCATGACCCACTTTCCAGGAGCCATCTCGGACGCCATCTACATACACTGA